Proteins found in one bacterium genomic segment:
- a CDS encoding T9SS type A sorting domain-containing protein, which yields MKMRWILLVLVSFLINLLSTQSAGAQDSSHVSTLARWENSLLQDFTLNGNYAYLITDYYRLKIIDVSEQGYAREVGSYVSPNIIYGVDAYQNYVFLWEGAAGFQLLNVSDPAHPVLISTFTNMPNCYDVEMVGNYAYIAAQFGIYVLDLIDPLFPIVASAISATGAVNRIEYAHSALYVAPMNSNRISKVNLPTPINLQFDTTITFPRYLNNFIVRDSTIFVADYDGFWIYNVANFRNPTLLGVDSARNGYDFSVSGNYAYLRKNIPEISIVNIANPDSMYIAGSINFTSYPGSMTLSGARLGISSYPGLRFYSLTNPVQPRLVSFYSTGFAFQAVTLHDTLAYLLDDWFGTTIVDVSNPRQITPLGFIEAPLHGAATDIAIAGDLAYVAVGDSGLQVVSVANPVAPQLLTTFRTRSEATGITIDGMYGYVAVGDSGLQILNLYNPATPLPWGYCDTPGDAYRVVVRGNFAYVADGISGLRIINISNRLAPREVGFFNTTGIAYDVALAGNYAYVADGTGGLRVFDITNPVAPTAVGAFTDLYWIGGVALVREYAYLAAGDNGLSIVNISDPTDPHEIGYYASFNGVYDVDAVNATAYTAAGYEFGIYDCAGCVGVVNRANHETPYTYSLSQNYPNPFNATTTIEYSIAKTGKVEMKLYDVNGREAATLVNFQQNPGSYRVKFDGSKLSTGTYFVRLQAGTFSQTNKILLLK from the coding sequence ATGAAGATGCGTTGGATATTGTTGGTATTGGTTTCGTTTCTGATAAATCTGCTTTCTACCCAATCGGCTGGTGCGCAAGATAGCTCACACGTTTCGACCTTGGCGCGATGGGAAAATTCGTTACTGCAGGACTTCACACTCAATGGCAATTACGCTTACCTCATTACCGATTACTATCGCTTAAAAATCATCGATGTTTCGGAGCAAGGGTATGCCCGCGAGGTTGGCTCCTACGTTTCCCCGAATATCATCTACGGCGTCGATGCCTATCAGAACTATGTCTTTTTATGGGAAGGCGCCGCCGGTTTTCAATTATTAAACGTTTCCGATCCCGCCCATCCGGTTTTGATTAGCACCTTCACGAATATGCCGAATTGCTACGATGTCGAAATGGTGGGGAACTATGCCTACATAGCAGCGCAATTTGGTATTTATGTGCTGGATTTAATCGACCCGCTCTTTCCTATCGTTGCGTCTGCGATTAGCGCAACCGGCGCAGTCAACCGGATCGAGTATGCCCACTCCGCTTTGTATGTCGCTCCAATGAATTCCAATCGAATTTCAAAAGTCAATCTTCCCACGCCAATTAATCTCCAGTTTGATACTACCATAACATTTCCGCGATATCTTAATAACTTCATTGTTCGTGATTCGACCATCTTTGTTGCCGACTATGATGGATTTTGGATTTACAACGTTGCGAACTTTCGAAATCCGACTTTACTCGGTGTCGATTCGGCAAGAAACGGCTATGATTTTTCCGTATCTGGCAACTATGCCTATCTTAGAAAAAACATTCCAGAAATCAGTATTGTGAACATCGCGAATCCCGATTCGATGTACATTGCCGGAAGCATAAACTTTACCAGCTATCCGGGATCGATGACACTCAGTGGGGCACGCTTGGGAATTAGTTCGTACCCCGGTCTGAGATTTTATTCGCTGACGAACCCTGTACAACCCCGTTTGGTTAGTTTTTATAGTACTGGTTTTGCGTTTCAAGCGGTAACTCTGCACGATACTCTTGCCTATCTATTGGACGACTGGTTCGGTACGACAATCGTCGATGTAAGTAATCCGCGTCAAATTACACCACTCGGATTCATCGAAGCCCCTCTGCACGGTGCCGCTACTGATATCGCAATTGCCGGAGACCTCGCCTATGTCGCCGTGGGCGATTCCGGGTTACAAGTAGTCAGCGTTGCTAATCCTGTTGCACCACAGCTACTCACCACCTTCCGAACCCGCAGCGAGGCGACTGGAATCACCATCGATGGGATGTATGGCTATGTCGCGGTGGGCGATTCGGGATTACAAATCCTCAATCTCTATAACCCGGCAACCCCCTTGCCGTGGGGTTATTGCGATACGCCGGGTGATGCGTATCGTGTCGTTGTCCGCGGGAATTTCGCGTACGTTGCCGATGGCATTTCCGGACTTCGGATAATAAATATCTCCAATCGGCTTGCCCCCCGCGAAGTTGGATTTTTCAATACAACGGGAATTGCCTACGATGTTGCGCTGGCGGGGAATTACGCTTATGTCGCCGATGGTACGGGCGGCTTGCGGGTATTTGATATTACCAATCCCGTCGCTCCCACTGCAGTCGGTGCCTTTACCGATTTGTATTGGATTGGCGGCGTAGCGCTGGTTCGGGAGTACGCCTATCTTGCCGCGGGCGACAATGGCTTGAGTATCGTCAACATTAGCGATCCGACTGACCCACATGAAATTGGGTACTATGCTTCGTTTAACGGGGTGTACGATGTCGATGCGGTGAATGCGACTGCATACACGGCTGCCGGTTATGAGTTTGGTATCTACGACTGTGCAGGATGTGTCGGGGTCGTCAATCGGGCGAATCATGAAACGCCCTATACCTATTCGCTATCGCAGAATTACCCCAATCCGTTCAATGCGACGACGACCATCGAGTATTCGATTGCGAAGACCGGAAAAGTTGAAATGAAACTGTATGATGTGAATGGGCGGGAAGCAGCGACGTTGGTGAACTTCCAACAGAATCCTGGTAGCTATCGGGTGAAGTTCGATGGTTCTAAATTGTCGACTGGAACATACTTTGTTCGGTTACAAGCTGGAACGTTTTCCCAGACCAATAAGATTCTATTATTGAAGTAG
- the coaE gene encoding dephospho-CoA kinase (Dephospho-CoA kinase (CoaE) performs the final step in coenzyme A biosynthesis.): MSKVWLGVTGNIGAGKSTVARFLAKFGAGVVDADAEAHAMADQDPSYRHALMERFGDGLYSVDGKLNRGELAHRLFGDPIAVSDFNAIVAPRLVQRTRSKLTKLAETHPVVVLDGALIFEYGRNTDFQEVWLVVAKPEIVIARMKERGYTDEQIKRRAAAQWSEESKRKLASRIIENNSTPDELELTLRAFWNGLVSK; this comes from the coding sequence ATGAGTAAAGTATGGCTGGGAGTCACCGGTAACATAGGTGCAGGAAAAAGTACCGTAGCGCGCTTTTTGGCAAAATTTGGCGCGGGAGTCGTCGATGCTGATGCCGAAGCGCATGCGATGGCAGATCAGGATCCATCGTACCGCCACGCATTGATGGAGCGGTTTGGTGACGGGTTGTATTCGGTCGATGGCAAATTAAATCGCGGTGAATTGGCGCATCGCCTGTTCGGCGATCCGATTGCTGTTTCCGATTTCAATGCAATCGTTGCGCCGCGGCTCGTGCAACGCACCCGATCCAAATTGACGAAGTTAGCGGAAACCCATCCCGTTGTTGTGTTGGATGGTGCTCTTATCTTCGAGTATGGCAGGAACACCGATTTTCAGGAAGTGTGGTTGGTCGTAGCTAAACCGGAGATAGTGATTGCTCGCATGAAAGAACGCGGCTACACCGATGAGCAGATAAAGCGACGTGCAGCGGCACAGTGGTCGGAAGAATCGAAACGCAAGTTGGCTTCAAGGATTATTGAGAATAACAGTACACCAGACGAGTTAGAACTTACCCTGCGCGCCTTCTGGAATGGATTGGTTTCCAAGTAA
- a CDS encoding Xaa-Pro peptidase family protein encodes MTKRINALQKQIVKEGGTAMLVTRLSNIRWLCGFSGSAGILLVTPKKAWFLSDFRYQTQAKEQVQGAEVIIYKKSAWAEFTSRKGMNAGAKLLVEGAYFTINQMHDAKKVWEKTEIIATSDVVDKLMAVKDEEEIALHKKAVAITDKVFNDILSLIKPGVRELDIALEISYRHRKYGADGDSFEPIVASGWRGALPHGRASEKKIKRGELVTVDFGCYYHGYASDLTRTVAVGKVNAKQREIYDIVWHANSAAIKAARPGMKTAELDAVARDLITAAGYGKEFGHGLGHGLGIDVHSWPRVSSLDPNTLQEGMIFTIEPGIYIDGFGGVRIEDDVLLTATGAKPLNKAPKELIIL; translated from the coding sequence ATGACGAAACGGATTAACGCGCTACAAAAGCAAATCGTGAAAGAGGGCGGCACAGCAATGCTCGTGACGCGGTTGTCAAACATTCGCTGGCTTTGCGGGTTCAGCGGTTCGGCGGGAATCTTGTTGGTCACGCCGAAGAAGGCGTGGTTTTTGTCCGATTTCCGGTATCAAACGCAAGCCAAGGAACAAGTGCAAGGCGCGGAAGTCATCATTTATAAGAAATCGGCTTGGGCAGAGTTTACATCTCGCAAGGGGATGAATGCCGGTGCAAAACTACTTGTCGAAGGCGCATACTTCACAATCAATCAGATGCACGACGCGAAGAAGGTCTGGGAGAAAACCGAAATAATCGCAACATCCGATGTCGTCGACAAACTGATGGCGGTGAAAGACGAAGAAGAAATCGCACTCCACAAGAAAGCGGTCGCTATTACTGATAAAGTCTTTAATGACATTCTATCTTTGATTAAACCGGGTGTCCGTGAACTTGATATCGCACTGGAAATCAGCTACCGACATCGCAAGTACGGCGCCGATGGTGACAGTTTTGAACCAATCGTCGCCAGCGGTTGGCGGGGCGCTTTGCCGCATGGTAGAGCCTCCGAGAAGAAAATCAAGCGGGGCGAGTTGGTTACTGTCGATTTTGGTTGTTATTATCATGGATATGCTTCCGATCTTACGCGGACGGTAGCCGTGGGAAAAGTGAACGCCAAACAACGCGAGATTTACGACATCGTTTGGCATGCTAACAGTGCTGCAATTAAAGCGGCTCGACCCGGAATGAAGACTGCCGAATTGGATGCAGTCGCCCGCGACTTAATCACCGCCGCCGGATATGGTAAAGAATTTGGCCATGGACTGGGCCATGGATTGGGCATTGATGTCCATAGCTGGCCGCGTGTAAGTAGTCTCGACCCCAATACATTACAGGAAGGGATGATATTCACAATTGAACCGGGTATCTATATCGATGGCTTTGGCGGTGTACGAATCGAAGACGACGTACTGCTCACTGCAACTGGCGCCAAGCCGCTAAACAAGGCTCCCAAGGAGCTCATTATCTTGTGA
- a CDS encoding S8 family serine peptidase, with translation MVRPGLWWSIFLAYTAVAFALPSVRLEPREVPQILLVKTTSTTSLDRLHQISGVERVTPLATASAIDNSPLSQWYKIVTSSQRESEVLAAIRANGDFTEAYQMRRFIVDAAPSPDSLSGNQWALSAIQANTAWQTTTGTANIVLGVIDTGTELDHPDLASQLWFNRGEDFDRNGVLSPADSNGFDDDGNGYIDDFIGYDFTDAAGFPTGGDDITPDNNPSDEMGHGTAVASVALAAANWHGIIGLAPNIKLMTLRAGNANGYLEEDDVAAAILYAAENGANVVNMSFGDVVVAPVLRDAIEYARSRNVLMTASSGNTGQNATHFPSGYEAVISVGASDQTGRRASLSSYGSSIDLIAPGVDILAAKLDHLWDYTNGTSFSSPYVAAAACLILSVDSTLNPSEVQTILCTSADDIGTTGWDIETGHGILNAGRAVGLPQLATARILSPADGASVNTDTVTITGTVAGPRLLSWSLYLGVGQTPSQWQVVLASVTQQRVREKLATVTLPAGDTVFTIRLTADVSTGGTYESRIAIRRDITPPLILRRSITPALINGRWGWRVEMSTDDQSDCHIRWIRNGTIRTKQFSYIDNEHALTLLTDDNALPGDSIAFIAKNLSGLITTSMAIIIPPLPPAPITLPLVEIPANLPAGYLLPKLYDWDRDNREELLVTGYTNEFDYDTLRLLENNNTQFDSRVTYGRQVAQDAADITGDGKPELMIRAYGITWFLTSSATVPYPLYDLIPPDTNQSYGAMLYDFDPTDRVGNFILRREKAYEVWNVNWNNSGNYTPEMVYRMTNTTPGENLLGKPRVRIGDVNGDGTIEALWGDSDGNVLLWRRVTDRSWVRIWADTLIKGGNATDYLDIAKPVSGQMSPFFVAGCENADALTTEHEAPLRKWVFYLYHWIGNRPQRTDSLVIDGAFSPREFDSGIETGDLDGDGQPEVFITAYPNLLVMQVDSVTHNWRIVYRNSLARSNAVVLTDINRNGRKELAYNDGAGFRFLEWQGGDPGTYPLIPTGAVAQPLDTNRIRVSWGTVEGATSYWLLRAENDIAQFDTLSRTLTDTVYIDSNASDTTLFYRYMVAAYNPALPAPLSGFSVVVTARPNRPPQIQAVHYDSDEYVRVEFTEPIASSSIRPVNFRLNDSIAPVSILSSQQGRQVVLRFIPRPAAGTYRLSVERIFDLDNTPLAGADSALFEFPPVPAHVFFVQNAWIENGAILVSFSLPYDQATATLAAFSVSPGVDISSIQFVDSVSVRLLPSHQTPVGNYGVVYEVEAHSPLRSITGTAIDPDNSVRAISYQPTELTSVFVYPNPARPAAGERIVFAGVPKGTRITIFTVSGIPVREITADPISGGAYWDGKNESGETVAAGVYLYIAYTETSQTRGKVAIIR, from the coding sequence ATGGTTCGTCCCGGTTTATGGTGGAGCATTTTCCTTGCTTACACTGCGGTTGCATTTGCCTTGCCTTCGGTTCGTCTTGAACCACGCGAAGTACCGCAAATTCTGTTGGTGAAAACAACTTCTACGACATCGCTCGACCGCTTACACCAAATAAGTGGTGTCGAGCGGGTCACTCCACTTGCAACCGCTTCCGCAATCGATAATTCCCCGCTATCGCAGTGGTACAAGATTGTAACCTCATCACAGCGTGAATCCGAAGTTTTGGCAGCAATTCGTGCCAATGGCGATTTCACCGAAGCGTATCAAATGCGGCGGTTTATCGTCGATGCCGCGCCATCTCCTGACTCGCTATCGGGTAACCAATGGGCGCTATCGGCAATCCAAGCCAACACTGCTTGGCAAACAACTACCGGAACCGCCAACATTGTGTTAGGTGTTATCGATACTGGCACCGAGCTCGATCACCCTGATCTCGCTTCTCAACTTTGGTTTAATCGCGGGGAAGACTTTGACCGCAATGGTGTGCTTTCCCCCGCCGATAGCAACGGTTTCGACGACGATGGGAACGGATACATCGATGATTTCATCGGATATGATTTCACCGATGCCGCAGGATTCCCGACCGGTGGTGACGACATCACTCCCGATAACAATCCATCCGATGAGATGGGGCATGGAACTGCCGTAGCATCAGTGGCGTTGGCTGCCGCGAATTGGCACGGCATCATCGGATTAGCCCCCAATATCAAACTAATGACGCTTCGCGCCGGAAATGCCAACGGTTACTTGGAAGAGGACGATGTTGCGGCAGCAATCCTGTATGCCGCGGAGAATGGCGCCAACGTCGTCAATATGTCGTTTGGTGATGTTGTGGTAGCACCGGTTTTGCGCGATGCCATTGAGTATGCCCGCTCCCGCAATGTTCTGATGACTGCTTCTTCGGGAAATACCGGACAAAATGCAACCCACTTCCCTTCCGGTTACGAAGCGGTTATATCGGTCGGAGCGTCGGATCAAACCGGTCGCCGGGCATCGCTTTCGTCTTATGGTAGTTCAATTGATTTAATTGCCCCCGGTGTCGACATCCTCGCCGCGAAACTCGATCACTTGTGGGATTATACAAACGGCACCAGTTTCTCCTCACCTTACGTTGCCGCCGCAGCTTGTTTAATATTATCGGTGGATTCAACGCTAAACCCTTCCGAAGTACAAACGATTCTTTGTACCTCAGCCGACGATATTGGAACTACCGGTTGGGATATCGAGACCGGTCATGGCATCCTCAATGCCGGGCGGGCTGTTGGGTTACCGCAATTGGCAACCGCACGAATATTATCCCCAGCCGACGGAGCCAGTGTCAATACCGATACGGTAACTATTACCGGCACTGTCGCTGGTCCCCGCTTGTTATCATGGTCGCTCTATCTTGGGGTGGGTCAAACCCCTTCGCAGTGGCAAGTTGTGTTAGCATCGGTGACGCAACAACGGGTACGCGAAAAACTGGCAACAGTGACACTTCCGGCAGGTGACACAGTTTTCACGATTCGACTTACCGCTGATGTATCAACGGGAGGAACCTACGAATCCCGGATTGCGATTCGTCGCGACATAACTCCACCATTGATTCTTCGGCGCTCAATTACTCCCGCACTAATCAATGGCCGCTGGGGATGGCGGGTCGAAATGTCGACCGATGATCAATCTGATTGCCATATTCGGTGGATTCGAAACGGGACGATCCGTACAAAACAATTCTCATACATCGACAACGAACATGCGTTAACATTATTGACTGACGATAACGCCTTGCCGGGCGATTCGATTGCATTTATCGCGAAAAACCTTAGCGGTCTCATCACAACCTCGATGGCAATAATCATACCTCCGCTGCCACCAGCGCCGATAACGTTGCCATTGGTAGAAATCCCAGCGAACCTTCCGGCGGGATACCTCTTGCCGAAACTTTACGATTGGGATCGCGATAACCGGGAAGAGCTGCTGGTTACGGGATATACTAATGAATTCGACTACGATACTCTCCGGTTACTCGAAAACAATAATACACAGTTTGATTCTCGAGTAACCTATGGCAGACAAGTAGCACAGGATGCCGCCGATATTACCGGCGATGGTAAACCGGAATTAATGATTCGCGCTTATGGAATTACCTGGTTTCTCACATCGTCAGCGACAGTGCCATATCCGCTCTATGATTTAATTCCACCCGATACAAACCAATCCTATGGTGCGATGCTATACGATTTCGACCCGACTGACCGGGTGGGAAACTTTATATTGCGCCGGGAAAAAGCGTATGAAGTATGGAATGTGAACTGGAATAACAGCGGCAATTATACACCGGAAATGGTCTACCGGATGACGAATACAACACCCGGCGAAAATTTACTCGGAAAGCCGCGGGTTCGAATCGGCGATGTCAACGGAGATGGCACTATCGAAGCGCTGTGGGGCGATTCTGATGGAAATGTTTTACTGTGGCGTCGTGTTACTGACCGTAGTTGGGTGAGAATCTGGGCGGATACATTAATCAAAGGTGGTAACGCTACCGACTATCTCGATATTGCGAAGCCAGTTTCGGGACAAATGTCGCCGTTCTTTGTTGCCGGTTGTGAAAATGCCGATGCCCTGACAACTGAGCATGAAGCCCCCCTCCGCAAATGGGTATTCTACCTGTATCATTGGATCGGAAATCGTCCCCAACGTACCGACTCTTTAGTAATTGATGGAGCATTCAGTCCGCGCGAATTTGACTCCGGCATAGAAACCGGCGATCTTGACGGCGATGGACAACCGGAAGTCTTTATTACCGCTTACCCCAATTTACTGGTTATGCAAGTGGATTCGGTCACCCACAATTGGCGGATTGTGTATCGGAATTCCCTTGCGCGTTCCAATGCTGTTGTATTGACCGACATTAATCGAAACGGCAGGAAAGAATTGGCGTACAACGATGGAGCCGGTTTCCGGTTTCTCGAATGGCAAGGCGGTGACCCCGGCACTTACCCCTTGATTCCCACTGGTGCAGTAGCACAGCCTTTGGACACGAATCGAATTCGAGTTTCCTGGGGCACAGTCGAAGGCGCTACGAGCTATTGGTTGCTGCGAGCGGAGAATGACATTGCCCAATTCGATACACTATCTCGCACACTGACTGATACTGTTTATATTGATTCCAACGCCAGCGATACAACCCTATTCTACCGCTATATGGTCGCTGCCTATAATCCAGCGTTGCCAGCGCCGTTAAGCGGCTTCTCAGTGGTCGTGACAGCTCGTCCCAATCGTCCGCCACAGATTCAGGCGGTACATTACGATTCGGATGAATATGTCCGGGTCGAATTCACCGAACCGATTGCTTCGTCATCGATTCGTCCAGTAAACTTCCGTTTGAATGATTCGATTGCACCGGTGAGTATTCTTTCCAGTCAGCAAGGGCGACAAGTGGTATTGCGGTTTATCCCGCGACCTGCTGCGGGCACCTATCGGTTATCCGTCGAGCGTATTTTTGATTTGGATAATACTCCTTTAGCTGGCGCTGATTCTGCATTGTTTGAGTTTCCCCCGGTGCCTGCGCACGTGTTTTTTGTACAGAATGCGTGGATCGAGAACGGAGCGATTCTGGTGTCATTTTCGTTACCATACGACCAAGCAACCGCGACGCTTGCTGCATTCTCGGTATCGCCAGGTGTAGATATATCATCGATCCAATTCGTCGACTCGGTTTCCGTGCGGCTATTGCCCTCACACCAAACGCCAGTCGGAAATTATGGTGTTGTATACGAGGTTGAGGCGCATTCGCCACTCCGATCGATAACCGGTACTGCAATCGATCCCGATAATTCTGTCCGGGCAATCTCATACCAACCGACTGAATTGACGTCGGTGTTCGTGTACCCCAATCCGGCACGACCGGCAGCCGGTGAGCGCATCGTTTTTGCCGGAGTACCGAAGGGAACACGAATTACAATCTTTACTGTATCCGGAATTCCGGTTCGTGAAATCACAGCTGACCCGATTTCCGGCGGTGCCTACTGGGACGGAAAGAATGAAAGCGGCGAAACGGTTGCGGCGGGTGTATATTTATACATCGCATATACAGAAACTTCGCAAACGCGGGGAAAGGTGGCAATCATTCGATGA
- a CDS encoding MBL fold metallo-hydrolase produces MATVTSYGAAGEVTGSRHVFSVNGKQILLDCGLFQGKRQESYDKSRHFGFDAAKIDAVILSHAHLDHCGALPRLLAEGFKGSIYLTPATAEISEFILLDSAFLQVRDIEFINKKHRRRGFPEHRPLYTPEDIPGVVARYRKQQYHESFEPVPGVRCKLLDAGHILGSAQVVLEWGDTENPHRFVFSGDLGRNNLPILNDPETPPTPDTLMIETTYGGRLHDPIELVREELAIEIDRIVANRGAMLVPAFSVERTQELLYVLAELVQSGRIPQLPVYVDSPLAKNVTEVFRKHRELVDRDFRKLLESSDPFGSKAVKFTKTVEDSMALNSMDGPLIILAGSGMCEGGTDSPPSSQPDCPVEYYRSYRRIYGGEYFR; encoded by the coding sequence ATGGCGACGGTCACATCTTATGGCGCAGCCGGTGAAGTTACCGGCTCCCGGCACGTCTTTTCGGTGAATGGCAAACAAATACTCCTCGATTGCGGGTTATTCCAAGGAAAGCGGCAGGAAAGTTACGATAAGAGCCGCCATTTTGGTTTCGATGCCGCAAAGATCGATGCGGTTATCCTTTCCCATGCTCACCTCGACCATTGCGGGGCATTGCCACGACTGCTCGCCGAGGGATTTAAGGGCAGTATCTATCTTACCCCGGCAACGGCGGAAATCAGCGAATTCATCTTGTTGGATTCGGCATTTCTGCAAGTCCGCGATATCGAATTCATCAACAAGAAACACCGACGCCGCGGCTTCCCGGAACACCGTCCGCTGTATACCCCAGAAGACATTCCCGGAGTGGTTGCCCGTTATCGGAAGCAACAATACCACGAATCGTTTGAACCGGTTCCGGGCGTTCGTTGCAAATTGCTCGATGCTGGTCATATCCTTGGTTCCGCGCAAGTGGTGTTGGAGTGGGGGGATACCGAAAACCCGCACCGCTTTGTTTTCTCGGGGGATTTGGGACGCAATAATTTGCCGATTCTAAACGATCCCGAAACACCGCCGACTCCGGATACCCTGATGATTGAAACCACCTACGGTGGTCGGTTACACGATCCCATCGAACTTGTCCGCGAAGAATTGGCAATTGAGATTGATCGTATCGTTGCCAATCGCGGCGCGATGCTGGTTCCCGCATTTTCGGTGGAACGGACGCAGGAACTGCTCTATGTATTGGCGGAGTTGGTACAATCGGGACGAATTCCTCAATTACCGGTTTACGTCGATTCCCCATTAGCAAAAAACGTCACCGAAGTATTTCGGAAGCATCGGGAATTGGTGGATCGGGATTTCCGGAAATTGTTAGAATCAAGCGACCCTTTCGGATCGAAAGCGGTGAAATTTACCAAAACCGTTGAAGACTCGATGGCATTGAATAGCATGGATGGACCACTAATCATTCTTGCCGGATCGGGGATGTGTGAAGGGGGGACGGATAGTCCACCATCTTCGCAACCGGATTGCCCGGTCGAATACTACCGTTCTTATCGTCGGATTTATGGCGGCGAATACTTTAGGTAG
- a CDS encoding TolC family protein encodes MRRTVLLSLALLFSTILTASAVTLDWQVVQELARTKGVEAQRIEREHRIGMLSTTLERRSYWPVVVANSDLPQQTESLREELFYNGTDSSYLYQWVRDRNRTTSFGVAVSQELPLGLKVNASGNEYRRKYSYGGDPTTEEFGVSYSTDVRWNFLAGDPMGRSYRNAEARRRELLEQKQVKERNFELSLLSDFIALLNADGQQKLSKLDADLADSSLTLARRKFNAGLIPQTDLLTIELSALQRFQARAANERTYLSTRDQFLERIGLPPTTEIELAVNPMLPEFDSTYSVTIDPTKLPEAKIARLNYEQVKRTANAEIFPLPIQAEARVFQTWDGRADNRASARDNLSESRGGALGITWTLLQKNEWAVRRERRKLNLREAEASFAEAVRETERTVRDAERKLSDAREQLVTAGKLLQLSKLRAEMTDARFATGSISSRELLEAQQDRLQAEQGWLTARGNWIVAALRMQRLKEQSE; translated from the coding sequence ATGAGAAGAACCGTACTGTTATCGCTTGCACTGCTGTTTTCCACCATTCTCACCGCCTCGGCGGTGACCCTCGATTGGCAGGTGGTGCAGGAACTCGCCCGCACGAAGGGGGTGGAAGCGCAACGGATCGAACGCGAACATCGCATCGGGATGTTGTCCACCACGCTGGAACGGCGCAGCTACTGGCCGGTGGTGGTCGCCAATTCCGATTTACCGCAACAAACCGAATCGCTGCGGGAAGAATTGTTTTACAACGGCACCGATTCGAGCTACCTCTACCAATGGGTGCGTGACCGCAATCGCACAACCAGTTTCGGGGTAGCGGTATCGCAAGAGCTGCCACTCGGACTGAAAGTAAACGCTTCCGGTAATGAATACCGCCGGAAATATTCCTATGGCGGCGACCCTACGACCGAAGAGTTTGGCGTTTCTTATTCCACCGATGTCCGTTGGAATTTTCTCGCCGGCGATCCCATGGGACGTAGTTACCGCAATGCCGAAGCGAGACGCCGGGAATTACTTGAACAGAAGCAGGTCAAAGAGCGGAACTTTGAGCTATCGTTACTCAGCGACTTTATCGCCCTGCTCAATGCCGACGGCCAACAAAAACTATCGAAACTTGACGCCGATTTAGCCGACTCCTCGTTGACACTCGCGCGCCGGAAATTCAATGCGGGCTTAATTCCCCAAACCGATTTATTAACCATCGAATTATCGGCGTTACAGCGGTTTCAAGCCCGCGCCGCCAATGAGCGTACCTATCTTTCCACCCGCGACCAGTTTCTTGAACGGATCGGGTTACCCCCCACCACCGAAATCGAATTGGCAGTAAATCCCATGTTACCGGAATTCGATTCTACCTATTCCGTAACAATCGATCCCACAAAACTTCCCGAAGCCAAAATCGCGCGGTTGAATTACGAGCAAGTGAAACGGACCGCGAATGCCGAAATTTTTCCGCTCCCGATTCAAGCCGAAGCGCGAGTTTTTCAAACGTGGGATGGCCGCGCCGACAATCGCGCCAGCGCACGCGACAATCTATCGGAATCGCGCGGTGGCGCGCTCGGCATCACGTGGACGCTGTTGCAAAAAAACGAATGGGCAGTCCGCCGGGAGCGCCGGAAATTAAACCTCCGTGAGGCTGAAGCTTCTTTTGCCGAAGCGGTACGGGAGACCGAACGAACGGTGCGCGACGCCGAGCGAAAACTTTCCGATGCGCGGGAGCAGCTTGTAACTGCCGGGAAGTTATTGCAACTTTCCAAATTACGCGCGGAGATGACCGACGCCCGGTTTGCGACCGGCAGCATCTCCTCCCGCGAATTACTGGAAGCGCAACAAGACCGGCTACAGGCGGAGCAAGGGTGGTTGACGGCGCGGGGAAACTGGATAGTGGCGGCTTTACGGATGCAACGGTTGAAGGAACAGAGTGAATAG